A window of Argopecten irradians isolate NY chromosome 1, Ai_NY, whole genome shotgun sequence contains these coding sequences:
- the LOC138307905 gene encoding PEST proteolytic signal-containing nuclear protein-like codes for MADTFIGRDTDNESSTKYLPGNANKPALITSPNKRKASHEDEGEPTEKKKFAMNFNMKKTVNNVQLGSNSKQNVTPIKMSLSSQKPKESSATVKPKTAAVAKAFAEDSDEEEMPPEAKMRMRNIGRDTPTAAGPNSFGKGRLGFCDRQKMVEKEIIKHMEEVGED; via the exons ATGGCCGACACTTTCATTGGCAGAG ATACAGACAATGAAAGCTCAACCAAATACTTGCCAGGCAATGCCAACAAACCAGCTCTCATCACGAGCCCAAACAAGAGGAAAGCTTCACATGAGGATGAAGGCGAACCGACGGAAAAGAAAAAGTTTGCGATGaatttcaatatgaaaaaaactgTGAATAATGTGCAATTAGGAAGCAATTCTAAACAGAATGTGACACCTATAAAAATGTCTTTATCTTCACAG AAACCAAAGGAGTCCTCTGCCACAGTAAAACCCAAAACAGCAGCTGTAGCCAAAGCATTCGCTGAAGAT AGTGATGAAGAAGAAATGCCGCCTGAAGCAAAGATGAGGATGAGAAATATTGGAAG ggACACGCCCACAGCCGCTGGACCAAATTCGTTTGGAAAAGGACGACTAGGGTTCTGTGATAGGCAGAAGATGGTAGAAAAAGAGATTATTAAACATATGGAAGAAGTTGGAGAAGACTga